The following DNA comes from Salipiger sp. CCB-MM3.
GCGACGGAGGCGCGGGCCAGCGTTGGCACGAACTGCCGCTGGCCACCCGAGGAGCTGCCCTGCCCGCCCGGCAGCTGCACCGAGTGGGTCGCGTCAAACACCACCGGGTAGCCGGTTTCCGCCATGATCGGCAGGCTGCGCATGTCCGAGACCAGCATATTGTAGCCAAAGCTGGCGCCACGCTCGCATAGCAGCAGCCGCTCGTTGCCGGTGCTGGCAATCTTCGCAGCCACATTGGCCATGTCCCACGGTGCGAGGAACTGGCCCTTCTTGACGTTGATCGCCGCCCCGGTCTCGCCCGCGGCCAGCAGCAGATCGGTCTGGCGCGACAGGAACGCGGGGATCTGCAGGATGTCCACCGCCTGCGCCACCGCGGCGCATTGCTCGGCGGTGTGGATGTCGGTGAGCACCGGCACGCCGAACTCGGCGCCGATCCGCGACAGAATCGTGAGGCCCGCCTCCATGCCGAGCCCGCGCTTGCCGGAAAGCGACGAGCGGTTGGCCTTGTCGAAGCTGCCTTTGAACACCCAAGGCGTGCGCGCGGCCTCGGCGGCGGCGGCGATCTTTTCGGCCAGCATGCGCGCGTGCTCGAGGCTTTCGAGCTGGCAGGGCCCGGCGATCAGCGCCAGCGGCGCGTCATTGGCGAAGGTGACGTCTTTGACCTTTACGGGTTTCATGCGATGCCTTCCTTTTGCAGCACGGCCTCGATGCGGGCCACGTCGACGGGGTTGTTGAGCTCCCAGAACACCCGGCCGCGCGCCTCGACCGCAACGCAGGTGACCGGCGTGCCGTTCTCCAAGAACCGCAGCTGCTCGAGCCCTTCGGCGCGCTCCAGCGGCCCCTCGGGCCAGGCGGCATATTGCGCCAGCGCCGCAGGGCGATAGCCGTAGACCCCCACATGAT
Coding sequences within:
- the kdsA gene encoding 3-deoxy-8-phosphooctulonate synthase; the encoded protein is MKPVKVKDVTFANDAPLALIAGPCQLESLEHARMLAEKIAAAAEAARTPWVFKGSFDKANRSSLSGKRGLGMEAGLTILSRIGAEFGVPVLTDIHTAEQCAAVAQAVDILQIPAFLSRQTDLLLAAGETGAAINVKKGQFLAPWDMANVAAKIASTGNERLLLCERGASFGYNMLVSDMRSLPIMAETGYPVVFDATHSVQLPGGQGSSSGGQRQFVPTLARASVAVGCAAVFIETHEDPDNAPSDGPNMVPINDLGGLLAKLRALDEVAKAG